One genomic region from Campylobacter concisus encodes:
- a CDS encoding relaxase/mobilization nuclease domain-containing protein: MLVKFLRTYTGGGLGSINYLLNERKAAGTARVIKGDENLTRAIIKGITYKQKTCFGVLSFEEKHDFLAEEQKLKIIKDFEYALLGEYMLERTNVLWVEHSDKDGRLELNFLVSKIDLKTGKSFNPYFAKYDQTRIDLIKKIINDEYGLSSPDDPAKEQTILSSKKNINHYKNLEELDQKLHDLVKQGSIKNRDHVIELLTQSGIEITRINKKGMTIILPNKKTKNRLKGGIYDANFTSTQRLGELSQSSSRRIREFHDRNTQKECRENRRKLEELIAKRDRFNQKRYVERTSKSNIPTPQGQIGDNLTINGYRTNIGSSGWLDGKREEVRERNGLDYTKTMEIQPTCCGQAPERVLHIDSKRRRDNREREQEIYTNENGVEDDSIRESITRRERALDEEDRRRKEQARIRNNEFATRLREGACDITDKCDRANKESQELEQRLQRRLNGIFATTKRYVREFNISFERKIRKFRKRIPKFERRIRELTDRVQEAARICREFIEEREYTQKASINHHMGDVCNEKTQSLDMF; this comes from the coding sequence ATGCTAGTTAAATTTCTTCGTACTTATACTGGTGGTGGCCTTGGGAGTATAAATTACCTTTTAAATGAGAGAAAGGCTGCTGGAACAGCAAGAGTTATAAAAGGTGATGAAAATTTAACTAGAGCCATTATAAAAGGCATCACCTATAAACAAAAGACTTGTTTTGGTGTTTTATCATTTGAAGAGAAGCACGACTTTCTGGCTGAAGAGCAGAAATTAAAAATTATCAAGGATTTTGAATATGCTCTTTTGGGTGAGTATATGCTTGAACGTACAAATGTATTATGGGTAGAACACTCAGACAAGGATGGTAGGCTTGAGTTAAATTTCCTGGTTTCCAAGATTGATCTTAAAACAGGAAAATCATTTAATCCATATTTTGCCAAATATGATCAAACTAGAATAGATCTAATTAAAAAGATCATTAACGATGAGTATGGACTATCAAGTCCAGATGATCCAGCAAAAGAACAAACTATATTATCTAGCAAGAAAAACATCAATCATTATAAAAATTTAGAAGAGCTGGATCAAAAGTTGCACGATCTAGTTAAGCAAGGTTCTATTAAAAATAGAGATCATGTAATTGAGCTTCTTACACAAAGTGGTATCGAAATAACTAGAATCAACAAAAAAGGCATGACGATCATACTGCCTAATAAAAAAACAAAAAATCGTCTCAAAGGAGGAATATACGATGCAAATTTCACAAGCACTCAAAGACTTGGAGAACTCAGCCAAAGCTCAAGCAGAAGAATTAGAGAATTCCATGATAGAAATACACAAAAAGAGTGTAGAGAAAATAGGCGAAAACTTGAGGAGCTTATTGCTAAAAGAGATAGATTTAATCAAAAAAGATATGTCGAAAGAACTTCAAAAAGCAATATCCCTACACCGCAAGGACAGATTGGTGATAATCTTACTATCAACGGCTATCGCACTAATATTGGGAGCAGTGGCTGGCTGGATGGTAAAAGAGAAGAAGTTAGAGAACGAAATGGTTTGGACTATACCAAAACAATGGAGATACAGCCGACCTGCTGCGGACAAGCCCCAGAGAGAGTATTACATATCGATTCCAAAAGACGAAGAGATAATAGAGAACGAGAGCAGGAAATTTATACTAATGAAAATGGAGTAGAGGATGACAGCATTAGAGAAAGCATTACTAGAAGAGAACGAGCGCTTGACGAAGAGGATCGAAGACGAAAGGAGCAAGCACGAATTAGAAATAATGAATTTGCAACAAGACTGCGAGAAGGAGCTTGTGATATTACGGACAAATGTGACAGAGCTAACAAAGAAAGTCAAGAGCTTGAACAAAGATTGCAACGACGCCTTAACGGAATCTTTGCAACAACAAAGAGATATGTACGAGAGTTCAATATCTCGTTTGAAAGAAAAATTAGAAAATTCAGAAAGAGAATTCCAAAATTTGAGAGAAGAATACGAGAGCTTACAGATAGAGTACAAGAGGCTGCAAGAATATGTAGAGAATTTATAGAGGAGCGTGAATACACCCAGAAAGCCAGCATAAATCACCATATGGGTGATGTATGCAATGAAAAGACTCAAAGTCTAGATATGTTTTAA
- a CDS encoding plasmid mobilization protein yields MSSEKTKKRKVTKVITKRLRLSNTEWSAINDKIQESGLTFSKFALRAMLSKQIYAPIMRELLAELSRHGQNINQIAAKLNSGQSLDRVGIEIIADDNDVLHKVYEALGK; encoded by the coding sequence GTGAGTTCTGAAAAGACAAAAAAGCGCAAGGTAACCAAAGTCATAACTAAAAGACTTAGGCTAAGCAACACAGAATGGTCGGCAATTAATGATAAAATACAAGAAAGTGGCCTAACTTTCTCAAAATTTGCTCTAAGAGCTATGTTATCTAAGCAGATTTATGCACCAATTATGAGAGAGCTTTTAGCTGAACTATCTAGACATGGACAAAACATAAACCAAATAGCCGCCAAATTAAATAGTGGGCAAAGCCTAGATAGAGTTGGTATTGAGATCATAGCAGACGATAATGATGTCTTACATAAAGTTTATGAAGCATTGGGTAAATAA
- a CDS encoding type II toxin-antitoxin system RelE family toxin, with protein sequence MSYELEFLPSALKEWQKLDNSIKVQFKKKLSERLENPKVAKDKLRGYGDVYKIKLRDVGYRLAYQVKDSEIVVLVLVVGKRENNEVYEILKDKFNQA encoded by the coding sequence ATGAGCTATGAGTTAGAGTTCTTGCCAAGTGCTTTAAAAGAGTGGCAAAAGCTTGACAATAGCATAAAGGTACAGTTTAAAAAGAAGCTAAGTGAGCGTCTAGAAAACCCAAAGGTTGCAAAGGACAAGCTACGAGGCTATGGAGATGTCTATAAGATCAAGCTAAGAGATGTCGGCTACCGCTTGGCATATCAAGTAAAAGATAGCGAGATCGTAGTGCTTGTGCTAGTTGTTGGCAAAAGAGAGAACAACGAAGTATACGAGATACTAAAGGATAAATTTAACCAAGCATAA
- a CDS encoding type II toxin-antitoxin system Phd/YefM family antitoxin yields MQTIQANFTASISELKKSPAQILKQAGDNVVAILNHNVPSAYLVPSAVYEKMAEIIEEYHLSKAVDAALASDEKPVKVSLDEL; encoded by the coding sequence ATGCAAACCATACAAGCAAATTTCACAGCTAGCATAAGCGAGCTAAAAAAATCTCCAGCTCAAATTTTAAAACAAGCTGGAGATAATGTTGTAGCTATACTAAACCACAATGTCCCTAGCGCATATCTAGTACCTAGTGCTGTCTATGAAAAAATGGCAGAGATAATAGAAGAGTATCATCTAAGTAAAGCAGTAGACGCTGCTTTAGCAAGTGATGAAAAACCAGTAAAAGTAAGCCTAGATGAGCTATGA